ACTCTTTGCCCGCCGTCCAGGTGGTCTGCCCGAGCGAGCGGACCACGGCGCTCAGCACCATGCTGCAGAGCACGGGGCACGAGTGGTACGCGAAGACGAGCACCACGGGGCGCTTGCCATCGAAGAACTGCTTGAGCCGCACCGGTTCGCCGGTGTGGTCGCGAAACTCGGTCTCGAGCGGGAGCGGGCCGTCGAGGTGCTCCTTGACGGCGACGTGCTCGAGCTCCTTCGGCATCACGGCCGGGGTCGCCTTGACCTCACTGTCCGGCTGGAACCTCTGCGCGCGCGCGTTCCCCGAGACGAGCCAGATGGCCGTCAAGAGGAGCGCCGTGAGCGCGCGGAGGGCAGCGGAGCGGGTCATCGTCTCAGGGGCAGTGCGTGGTGACCGTGATGGTGATGCGCCGGTTCACGTTGCGGATGGCCTCGAGCTTCTCGGGCCCGAGCTTCTTCGCGTCGTCCGAGTCGGCCTCGGGCTCGGGGATGGCAGGCTGCGTCGATCCCGCGCCCGTCACCTTGCCCACGGCCGCTTCGGGAACGCCCGCGGCGACGAGCGTCTTCTTGACGGACGCGGCGCGCTGCTCCGAGAGCTTCTGGTTCTTGTCGGCCGCGCCCTCCTTCGAGGTGTGGCCGGTGATGTCGAAGCGGAGCTCGGGGCACGACTGCGCGAAGGCGACGAGCTCCTTCAACGCGGCCGCGCTCTCGGGCTTGTCGGTGCTGATCTTGTCCGAGCCCGGGGCGAAGTCGATGTCGTTGAAGTTGACCGAGCCGCCGTGCGCCTTGACCTCTTTTTCGAGGGCGAGGCGCGCGTCCTTCTTCGAGGCGTCTTTGCAGGCCTGGACCTCGGCGCCCGAGGGGACCGCGAGGCCCTTCTTGGGAGCCTTCGACCAGCCTGTCATCGGACCGAGATCGTCGGACGGCTGAGGCG
The DNA window shown above is from Myxococcales bacterium and carries:
- a CDS encoding OmpA family protein, with translation MGFDKSEPKTGFIAKVGVIALVSLVGVKFALDSYFVQMNEAVAAEKMPANYEPLQKLREGEQKNLNSSPTPISVAMQQLAQGARPADIAPQPSDDLGPMTGWSKAPKKGLAVPSGAEVQACKDASKKDARLALEKEVKAHGGSVNFNDIDFAPGSDKISTDKPESAAALKELVAFAQSCPELRFDITGHTSKEGAADKNQKLSEQRAASVKKTLVAAGVPEAAVGKVTGAGSTQPAIPEPEADSDDAKKLGPEKLEAIRNVNRRITITVTTHCP